A window from Marinagarivorans cellulosilyticus encodes these proteins:
- a CDS encoding cobyric acid synthase, which translates to MKSPHTLMVQGTTSDAGKSLLVAAIGRILYRHGVSVAPFKPQNMALNSAATAEGGEIGRAQAVQALACGLAPHVDMNPVLLKPNSNTGAQVIVLGKAQGNLEAWGYHHKKPSLLPIVLEAHQRLAAQYRAVIVEGAGSPAEINLRQGDIANMGFAEAADCPVVIVADIDRGGVYAHLYGTYECLSETEKARVKGFIINKFRGDETLLKPANDWLLEKTGKPILAVIPYIQELYIEAEDSIDTQQFNAGDNAVNISVIVYPRISNHTDFDALRLHPNVNLTYVRTPEELGACDLLILPGSKNVQDDLAWLRDKSWEPIIQKHLRYGGRVMGICGGYQMLGTALSDPTGVEGIAGGSSKGLGLLDLNTALQPQKTLRNVAGVCAHSGSAVVGYEIHAGESTGAALNKPLFILEGNQPEGAQSEDGAIKGTYLHGVFDNQAFLQGILNWAGSPDVKAFDYQAHKLKQLDRLADEVEAVWPAEQLLALLNL; encoded by the coding sequence ATGAAATCCCCCCATACTTTAATGGTACAAGGCACCACCTCCGATGCTGGTAAAAGTTTATTAGTTGCTGCCATTGGGCGAATACTCTATCGGCATGGTGTGAGTGTTGCACCCTTCAAACCCCAAAATATGGCCCTTAATAGCGCGGCTACGGCCGAGGGTGGTGAGATTGGGCGCGCGCAGGCGGTGCAGGCGTTGGCGTGTGGTTTGGCGCCGCATGTGGATATGAACCCGGTATTGCTAAAACCCAATAGCAATACCGGTGCGCAAGTGATTGTGCTGGGTAAAGCACAAGGCAATTTAGAGGCTTGGGGTTACCACCATAAAAAGCCAAGTCTATTACCCATTGTTTTAGAGGCGCACCAGCGCTTAGCGGCGCAATACCGCGCGGTGATTGTAGAAGGCGCTGGTAGCCCTGCTGAAATTAATTTGCGCCAAGGTGATATTGCCAATATGGGCTTTGCCGAGGCGGCCGATTGCCCTGTAGTGATAGTAGCCGATATTGACCGTGGTGGCGTTTATGCGCATTTGTACGGCACTTATGAGTGTTTAAGCGAAACAGAGAAAGCCCGCGTAAAAGGTTTTATCATTAATAAATTTCGAGGTGACGAAACTTTATTAAAACCCGCTAACGATTGGTTACTGGAAAAAACCGGCAAGCCCATTTTGGCGGTAATCCCATATATTCAAGAGCTGTATATAGAGGCCGAAGATTCGATCGACACGCAGCAATTTAATGCCGGCGACAACGCCGTGAATATCTCGGTAATTGTTTATCCGCGAATTTCCAACCATACCGATTTTGATGCGCTGCGCTTACACCCCAATGTGAATTTAACCTATGTGCGTACGCCTGAAGAATTAGGTGCTTGCGATTTGTTAATTTTGCCTGGCAGTAAAAACGTGCAGGATGACTTGGCTTGGCTACGCGATAAAAGTTGGGAGCCTATTATTCAAAAACATTTGCGTTATGGCGGCCGCGTTATGGGTATTTGCGGTGGCTACCAAATGCTGGGCACAGCGTTAAGTGACCCAACTGGGGTAGAGGGCATTGCCGGCGGTAGCAGTAAAGGTTTAGGGTTATTAGATTTAAACACCGCATTACAACCCCAAAAAACACTGCGTAATGTAGCGGGTGTGTGCGCGCACAGTGGCAGTGCAGTTGTGGGTTATGAAATTCATGCCGGTGAAAGTACGGGGGCGGCGCTGAATAAGCCGTTATTTATTTTAGAGGGCAATCAGCCCGAAGGCGCACAAAGTGAAGATGGTGCGATTAAAGGCACATACCTGCACGGTGTTTTTGACAATCAGGCGTTTTTACAGGGCATTCTGAATTGGGCCGGTTCGCCTGATGTTAAAGCATTCGATTATCAGGCACATAAGCTTAAGCAGCTAGACCGCTTAGCGGATGAGGTTGAGGCTGTATGGCCCGCCGAGCAGCTTTTGGCGCTGCTCAATTTATAA
- a CDS encoding META domain-containing protein, translated as MKATQVFTMLFIIVATFTLAACDGAPVDGSDQVAEDTATSSESQCEPGDVLLFNGLCGHSIPEPCHPSERDNPSEGSFCVSYTDDACRIDSQSQSCKNNCMRDSSIHEACAAFVPQLSEQASLMLRTKWTLKEYGYQMSEKTSPIEGANDHLWFGDDATYSALDTPFPYSRSIDCNTTYGEYQIVDNTLTLGAGWTTLIFCPNADNQDLQDQVDFISDVLASPVVFSIEGNLLTLTAGDSAQLIYTGN; from the coding sequence ATGAAAGCTACTCAGGTTTTTACAATGCTGTTTATCATCGTGGCTACATTTACTTTAGCTGCATGCGATGGCGCACCGGTTGATGGTAGTGACCAAGTCGCGGAGGACACTGCGACCAGTAGTGAATCGCAATGTGAGCCAGGTGACGTTCTCTTGTTTAACGGCCTTTGTGGTCACTCCATTCCTGAGCCCTGCCATCCAAGCGAACGAGATAATCCCTCCGAAGGGTCTTTTTGCGTGAGCTATACTGATGATGCCTGTCGGATCGATAGTCAGTCACAGTCGTGTAAAAATAACTGCATGCGGGATTCCTCTATTCATGAAGCGTGCGCCGCTTTTGTGCCGCAGCTATCTGAGCAAGCAAGCCTTATGCTACGCACTAAATGGACGCTTAAAGAGTATGGCTATCAAATGAGCGAAAAAACTAGCCCAATTGAAGGTGCAAATGATCACCTTTGGTTTGGTGATGATGCAACATACTCAGCGCTCGACACGCCATTTCCATACTCGCGTAGCATTGACTGCAACACCACCTATGGCGAGTATCAGATAGTAGATAATACTCTGACATTGGGGGCGGGTTGGACAACCTTAATCTTTTGCCCAAACGCGGATAATCAAGATTTACAGGATCAAGTTGATTTTATTTCTGATGTATTAGCAAGCCCAGTCGTTTTTTCTATTGAGGGCAACCTTTTAACATTAACGGCCGGCGATAGTGCGCAGCTGATATATACGGGAAATTAA
- a CDS encoding exonuclease SbcCD subunit D: MKFLHTSDWHLGRLFHNVSLLEDQAHALSQIIGLAVEHNVDAVLVAGDIYDRAVPPAGAIALLDEALHTLSSVHNIPVILISGNHDSAERLAFGARQLASQNVHILHQLKDSQNPVTVKSKLGESAAIYGIPYHTPEQIRSDFQQPCSTFDQAQRFMVERIQSQPTTADFQILMSHCFVDGADACDSERPLSIGGADRVSASPMAHFDYVALGHLHGQQQRGAEHIRYSGSPLKYSFSEENHHKAVTLVELQKGQPANSQQLAIKPLRNMRTLEGSIDALITNAKDDPHSEDYLAITLTDQHAILDAMAKLRCVYPNVLLLEKTFLQREQQLPQSGQRLQKNTLAMFQDFYQELQGTALTQEQEQYLEQVLTDLNKQISQGDQ; encoded by the coding sequence ATGAAGTTTTTGCACACATCAGACTGGCATCTAGGCCGGCTTTTTCACAATGTTTCGCTACTCGAAGACCAAGCCCATGCCCTTTCGCAAATTATTGGGCTGGCCGTAGAGCACAATGTAGATGCCGTTTTAGTTGCCGGCGATATCTACGATCGCGCCGTACCGCCCGCAGGCGCCATAGCCCTCTTGGATGAAGCGCTGCATACCCTCAGTAGTGTGCATAACATCCCTGTCATATTGATTAGTGGCAATCACGATAGTGCAGAACGTCTCGCTTTTGGCGCGCGCCAATTAGCCAGCCAAAATGTGCATATCCTGCACCAATTAAAAGACAGCCAAAACCCCGTCACAGTCAAAAGTAAGCTCGGAGAATCGGCAGCTATTTACGGTATTCCCTACCATACACCCGAGCAAATACGCAGTGACTTTCAGCAACCTTGCTCCACATTTGATCAAGCCCAACGGTTTATGGTGGAACGCATTCAATCTCAGCCGACAACAGCTGATTTTCAAATTTTGATGAGCCACTGCTTTGTTGATGGCGCCGATGCTTGTGATTCCGAAAGGCCGCTATCCATTGGTGGCGCAGACCGCGTCTCAGCTAGCCCAATGGCCCATTTTGATTATGTTGCGCTCGGCCACTTGCACGGCCAGCAACAACGCGGTGCGGAACATATTCGCTACAGCGGCTCGCCATTAAAATACAGTTTTTCTGAAGAAAACCACCATAAAGCGGTCACCCTTGTCGAACTCCAAAAGGGGCAGCCTGCCAATAGCCAACAGCTTGCCATCAAACCGCTACGCAATATGCGCACGTTAGAAGGTAGCATCGACGCTTTAATCACTAATGCAAAAGACGACCCTCACAGTGAAGACTACCTCGCAATTACACTTACCGATCAGCACGCCATATTGGATGCTATGGCTAAGCTTCGCTGCGTTTACCCGAATGTATTACTCCTTGAAAAAACGTTTTTACAACGCGAACAGCAACTACCACAAAGTGGGCAACGCCTACAAAAAAATACCTTAGCAATGTTTCAAGATTTTTATCAAGAGCTACAAGGAACGGCATTGACGCAAGAGCAAGAACAATACCTAGAGCAAGTTCTAACAGATTTGAACAAACAGATATCTCAAGGAGACCAATAG
- a CDS encoding AAA family ATPase has product MKPLQLSLQAFGPFAQQQTLDFSQLGDYPLFLINGATGAGKSTLLDAMCFALYGQTNGKERDATQMRCDHADQNTITEVDFIFSIGTEIYRVYRMPMQERAKARGEGTTTQQTEASLWHIGATHKPIDNTSDIEGTLIISKSAQQVNQKVIELLGLNVEQFRQVMILPQGKFREFLLADSKQREDIFTTLFQTEIYTQLQDQLTKNARHTEAQYEKLKLEHKLVLENVEAEDSDALTIRLTQQKEITQTALDTLEKNKALRDASNNALQQAGTLNTQLTTLKKYQTEYAELLSQQPEIETLEQQLKRSLSASKISHIKETLNALIQQQQQAEQNIANLNSSITNQYTDVASATAELKNAQQAVTKSEPISAEIFRLQQLQPNVANLHSATEQYHLLLQKYNNANDRLKNETLNISSHKESLDETEKTLKEWEKVSYQLPALIAHSEKQKVRIQQRSQCLALSKKIESNQVVITQHEGKLSELKAQGLQLKEQLNQIEYRWHTQQAAVLAATLNKNHPCPVCGSLEHPIPAQHESKDLINTDTINTQREQLEKLRANYAQQQNTLAQLNAQQQQTLKEKSALDDLIGIPEHPLEEEQEQYAAQLYDIQGMNHQINDIPKLQQQINLLQQKIADAETSFNTAQAQCHSLNTELVRATEKKEQLEQAIPEDLRDTATLQQRINQHQKILEDTKAHEASCKKALELAQLQLNTLTTTLQEQEKGFQSLRQRVTQETHSWHAALEQNSFTDEEVFKQAQRSEVQQKQLTERIDTYNQKTHQLATLLKNQESLLEGKSTPDIEKLTEDFKVSEQRYKVQQHQWQQHQSNLENLVRADKKLQAIAKQRKKTDKEFELLGTLAHVANGKNPQKISLQRFVLGVLLDDVLIEASHRLIKMSKGRYRLLRNNDRAKGNRASGLELLIEDNYTGITRSAATLSGGESFLAALALALGLSDVVQAYAGGIKLDALFIDEGFGSLDQEALDLAIDTLMELQSSGKMIGIISHVTELKAQMALQVEIISSPSGSALNIKY; this is encoded by the coding sequence ATGAAGCCGCTACAACTTTCACTGCAAGCTTTTGGCCCTTTTGCACAACAACAAACCTTAGACTTTTCACAACTTGGAGACTACCCGTTATTTTTGATTAACGGTGCTACTGGTGCCGGTAAAAGCACCCTACTGGACGCGATGTGCTTTGCGCTTTATGGCCAAACCAATGGAAAAGAGCGCGACGCTACACAAATGCGCTGCGACCATGCCGATCAAAACACCATAACCGAAGTCGATTTTATATTTTCAATAGGAACAGAGATCTATCGTGTGTACCGCATGCCAATGCAAGAGCGCGCCAAAGCACGGGGGGAAGGCACTACAACGCAACAAACAGAAGCTTCACTATGGCACATCGGTGCCACGCACAAGCCTATTGATAATACGTCCGATATTGAAGGCACATTAATTATCAGCAAAAGTGCACAGCAAGTGAACCAGAAAGTGATCGAATTACTGGGTTTAAATGTTGAGCAATTTCGACAGGTGATGATTCTACCGCAAGGTAAATTTCGCGAGTTTTTACTTGCAGATTCTAAACAGCGTGAAGACATATTTACCACACTTTTCCAAACAGAAATTTACACTCAACTGCAAGACCAGCTCACTAAAAATGCACGCCATACTGAAGCTCAATACGAAAAACTCAAGCTAGAACACAAGCTAGTATTAGAAAACGTTGAAGCCGAAGATAGCGATGCATTAACAATACGATTAACCCAGCAAAAAGAAATCACTCAAACAGCACTTGATACACTAGAAAAAAATAAAGCCCTACGCGATGCAAGCAACAACGCACTACAGCAAGCGGGCACACTGAATACACAACTTACGACACTAAAAAAATATCAAACAGAATATGCTGAGCTGTTAAGCCAGCAACCTGAAATAGAAACACTTGAACAGCAGCTTAAGCGCAGTTTATCGGCCAGTAAAATCAGCCACATCAAAGAAACCCTTAATGCACTAATTCAACAACAACAGCAGGCAGAACAAAACATTGCCAACCTAAATAGCAGTATTACAAACCAGTATACTGACGTTGCTAGTGCCACAGCTGAGCTAAAAAATGCTCAGCAAGCTGTAACTAAATCCGAACCCATTAGCGCTGAAATTTTTCGCCTACAACAGCTGCAACCCAACGTTGCCAACCTGCATAGCGCAACAGAGCAATACCATTTATTACTGCAAAAATATAACAATGCAAATGATCGCTTAAAAAACGAAACGTTAAATATTTCCAGCCACAAGGAGTCACTCGATGAAACAGAGAAAACACTAAAAGAATGGGAAAAAGTTAGCTATCAGCTACCTGCGCTTATAGCACACAGTGAAAAACAAAAAGTACGTATTCAGCAACGCTCTCAATGCTTAGCGCTGAGCAAAAAAATTGAATCAAATCAAGTCGTTATAACCCAACATGAAGGTAAACTTAGCGAATTAAAAGCGCAAGGCCTACAGCTAAAAGAGCAGCTCAACCAAATAGAATATCGTTGGCATACGCAACAAGCAGCGGTGCTTGCCGCAACCCTCAATAAAAACCATCCCTGCCCAGTATGCGGTAGTTTAGAGCACCCAATCCCTGCGCAACATGAATCAAAAGACCTTATTAATACCGATACCATTAACACCCAACGCGAACAGCTCGAAAAGCTACGAGCTAATTATGCTCAGCAACAAAACACACTCGCCCAGCTGAATGCACAGCAACAACAAACCCTAAAAGAAAAATCAGCTTTAGACGATCTAATAGGAATACCTGAGCACCCTCTAGAAGAAGAGCAAGAGCAATACGCAGCACAACTTTATGATATTCAAGGAATGAATCATCAGATTAATGACATCCCCAAGCTTCAACAGCAGATAAATTTACTACAGCAAAAAATTGCTGATGCTGAAACCTCCTTCAATACTGCGCAAGCACAATGCCACAGCCTAAACACTGAACTCGTTCGCGCCACAGAAAAAAAAGAACAGCTGGAGCAAGCGATTCCAGAAGACCTGCGAGATACCGCTACTTTACAGCAGCGCATTAATCAGCATCAAAAAATACTCGAAGATACCAAGGCTCACGAAGCGAGCTGTAAAAAAGCATTGGAGCTAGCACAACTACAACTCAACACACTTACCACTACACTGCAAGAACAAGAAAAAGGCTTTCAATCACTACGCCAACGAGTAACGCAAGAGACTCACAGCTGGCACGCTGCGCTAGAGCAAAATAGCTTTACTGATGAAGAAGTATTCAAGCAAGCGCAACGCAGTGAAGTGCAGCAAAAACAGCTAACAGAGCGCATTGATACGTACAATCAAAAAACACATCAGTTAGCAACGCTACTAAAAAACCAAGAATCTTTACTTGAAGGAAAATCAACTCCCGATATCGAAAAGCTTACCGAAGATTTTAAAGTTAGCGAGCAACGTTATAAAGTTCAGCAACATCAATGGCAGCAACATCAATCAAATCTAGAAAATTTAGTACGCGCGGATAAAAAGCTACAGGCTATTGCAAAACAACGGAAAAAAACTGACAAAGAATTTGAATTACTGGGCACTCTAGCCCATGTTGCCAATGGCAAAAACCCACAAAAAATTAGCCTGCAACGCTTTGTACTTGGCGTACTATTGGATGATGTACTCATTGAAGCCAGCCATCGGTTAATTAAAATGAGTAAAGGTCGCTATCGCCTTTTACGCAATAACGACCGCGCCAAAGGCAATCGCGCATCAGGCTTAGAATTATTAATTGAAGATAACTATACCGGCATTACTCGCAGCGCTGCGACACTATCGGGAGGGGAATCATTTTTAGCCGCACTAGCACTCGCCTTGGGGTTAAGCGATGTTGTACAAGCCTATGCCGGCGGCATAAAACTAGACGCACTATTTATTGATGAAGGCTTTGGTAGCCTAGATCAAGAAGCACTTGATCTAGCAATTGATACTTTAATGGAGCTGCAAAGTAGCGGGAAAATGATTGGTATTATTTCGCACGTGACAGAACTAAAAGCCCAAATGGCGTTGCAGGTAGAAATTATAAGCTCACCCAGCGGTAGCGCATTGAATATCAAATACTAA
- a CDS encoding helix-turn-helix transcriptional regulator, which yields MKQTERLLQLVNLLRNRRTVLTAQQLADEFGVSLRTIYRDIQKLESSGIPIEGEAGVGYRIHRSVNLPPLMFDADEVEALMLGVKMVKAWSDSQLSLAAQSALHKIVGALPSELKHIGDTLPFKVPVFPDFIDSKNPSALLREAIKKKITTDIKYTDAKGAVSQRLVYPLGLLFWGNVWTLAAWCCLRQAYRAFRLDRIETANLQDQYFEHSKECSLEHYMASCEHS from the coding sequence ATGAAGCAAACGGAACGCCTTTTACAGTTAGTTAATTTATTACGCAACCGCCGTACAGTATTAACAGCGCAACAATTAGCGGATGAATTTGGCGTTTCGTTGCGAACTATTTATCGCGATATTCAAAAATTAGAATCCTCTGGCATTCCTATTGAAGGTGAGGCCGGTGTGGGTTACCGCATTCACCGTTCCGTTAATTTACCGCCTCTTATGTTCGATGCCGATGAGGTCGAGGCGCTAATGCTGGGCGTTAAGATGGTAAAAGCTTGGAGTGATAGCCAGTTATCCCTAGCGGCACAAAGTGCGCTGCATAAAATTGTAGGTGCATTACCGTCAGAGCTAAAACACATTGGCGATACGTTGCCTTTTAAGGTTCCGGTATTCCCTGATTTTATTGATAGCAAAAACCCCAGCGCTTTACTGAGAGAAGCCATTAAAAAGAAAATAACAACCGATATAAAGTATACCGATGCAAAAGGCGCGGTTAGCCAGCGTTTGGTATACCCGTTAGGGTTATTATTTTGGGGGAATGTTTGGACGTTAGCTGCGTGGTGCTGTCTACGCCAAGCCTACCGCGCCTTTCGGTTGGACCGTATTGAGACTGCGAATTTGCAAGATCAGTATTTTGAGCATAGTAAAGAATGCTCGTTAGAGCATTATATGGCTAGCTGTGAACATTCATAA
- a CDS encoding CPBP family intramembrane glutamic endopeptidase: MQSHSLTSFGQELTYFKQFCQKYYRAIIIICVATVMVVTERSSSISWFPSTHYESLILYGLIPLALLISLGYRTPHSLALSIGHWRFWLPASLLYLAIAIPLVIIGTQSASINHYYQKEGFDFTAHVYTTCIYLLGWEYFFRGFLLAGLKEKFKEGAILLQLIPFTLLHLGKPDIETLSCILSGLVWGYICYRGNSFWPAYFMHLCVNLCTVLLVNV; encoded by the coding sequence ATGCAAAGTCATTCGTTAACCAGCTTTGGGCAAGAGTTGACATACTTCAAACAGTTTTGTCAAAAGTACTACCGCGCCATTATCATTATTTGCGTGGCAACGGTTATGGTTGTTACCGAGAGATCCTCTTCAATTAGCTGGTTTCCCAGCACACATTACGAATCATTAATTTTGTATGGCCTAATACCCTTAGCACTGTTGATTAGCTTAGGATATCGCACGCCACATTCACTAGCCTTAAGTATTGGCCATTGGCGTTTCTGGCTACCCGCCAGCTTACTTTATCTAGCTATTGCTATACCGCTGGTTATTATCGGTACACAAAGCGCTAGCATAAATCATTACTACCAGAAGGAGGGTTTCGATTTTACCGCTCACGTCTATACAACCTGCATCTATTTATTGGGCTGGGAATACTTTTTTAGAGGTTTTTTATTGGCGGGCCTTAAAGAAAAGTTTAAAGAGGGCGCAATACTACTTCAACTGATTCCGTTTACATTATTGCATCTAGGCAAACCCGATATAGAAACGTTATCATGTATTTTGTCGGGCTTGGTGTGGGGCTATATTTGCTACAGGGGCAATAGTTTTTGGCCCGCATACTTTATGCACTTATGCGTCAACCTATGTACAGTATTACTCGTTAACGTATAA
- a CDS encoding DUF3291 domain-containing protein, which yields MSSHCLVHANIALAKFPFDSQQMASFFEQVARINQIGYDTKGFVDEPELIDKGSCFNLKTAVKSRKYSQSLTAPDLRSIELMTNKVTTSIERNPVTAIAHESFPR from the coding sequence GTGTCAAGTCACTGCCTAGTACATGCCAATATTGCTTTAGCTAAATTCCCTTTTGACAGCCAACAAATGGCGAGCTTCTTTGAGCAGGTCGCGCGTATTAACCAAATTGGCTACGACACTAAAGGCTTTGTCGACGAACCCGAATTAATTGATAAAGGCAGCTGCTTCAACCTAAAAACCGCAGTTAAATCACGAAAGTATTCACAATCGCTTACCGCACCTGACCTCCGCTCAATCGAGCTCATGACCAATAAGGTGACTACGTCAATTGAGCGAAACCCAGTCACGGCAATCGCTCACGAATCTTTTCCGCGCTGA
- a CDS encoding DUF1552 domain-containing protein produces MKRRSLFKAIAAGSLTAANPLACLLARNAMAQNGTAPVRTIFLFHPNGADGDSFFPNAGSSSLPGMTAPLQSVYNNLVFIDGIAYAGAANTHEGGCAKCLTGRLGANDPHSSIDVLMGKEDWANRASNGITVPSVQMGVGTMWGNDANKRISHDGGTTLDSACDPRIVYPRLFGAAGAVPGGPNAGAGTGGVETQMLSAAKNDLARIQSQIGNLDGQRERLQQHAEALSVLEASFADGGSDMMAQACNIIPDISDAPTFNSNDTDEAWSQTDILPMASQLQQDIAVAALSCGITKTMAFSYGVSVSPVKVPGSGVGDHDASHGSPALHTSSKKWWMAEVANFIKKLANTPDVNGSLLDNTVIVAVSDLGHGNAHDHWRIPMFLASGVNNNVGLVTGRSLDWKNSPHGTVKVIGDGFQHPSINHTDVLDTIRQVAGYNSFEMPNKEGDIFAGWRGGAQPR; encoded by the coding sequence ATGAAACGACGTAGTTTATTTAAAGCAATTGCCGCCGGCTCGCTTACAGCTGCTAACCCATTAGCTTGTTTGTTAGCTAGAAATGCCATGGCGCAAAATGGTACTGCACCCGTGCGTACGATCTTTTTGTTTCACCCCAATGGGGCCGATGGCGACTCGTTCTTCCCTAACGCGGGTAGTAGCTCGCTGCCGGGTATGACGGCACCGTTGCAAAGCGTGTATAACAACCTTGTATTTATCGATGGTATTGCATACGCCGGTGCGGCTAATACGCACGAAGGTGGCTGTGCTAAGTGTTTAACAGGGCGCTTAGGTGCAAACGACCCGCATTCGTCTATTGATGTTTTAATGGGCAAAGAAGACTGGGCCAATCGTGCTAGCAACGGTATTACCGTGCCTTCTGTTCAAATGGGGGTGGGCACCATGTGGGGCAACGATGCCAACAAGCGCATTAGCCACGATGGCGGCACCACGCTCGATTCTGCTTGTGACCCGCGCATTGTTTACCCTCGCTTATTTGGTGCTGCAGGTGCAGTGCCTGGCGGCCCTAACGCAGGCGCAGGTACTGGCGGTGTTGAAACGCAAATGTTATCGGCTGCGAAAAACGACTTGGCGCGTATTCAAAGCCAAATTGGTAACCTCGATGGCCAGCGCGAACGCTTGCAGCAACACGCTGAAGCTTTGTCTGTACTTGAGGCCAGCTTCGCCGATGGCGGTTCAGACATGATGGCGCAAGCATGTAATATTATTCCTGATATTAGCGATGCGCCTACCTTTAACAGTAACGATACTGACGAGGCATGGTCGCAAACTGACATCCTGCCGATGGCCTCGCAGCTACAGCAAGATATTGCCGTTGCCGCTTTATCGTGTGGCATTACTAAGACAATGGCCTTTAGTTATGGTGTTTCTGTTTCACCAGTTAAAGTGCCTGGCTCTGGTGTGGGCGATCACGATGCATCGCATGGCTCGCCAGCGCTGCACACATCGTCTAAAAAATGGTGGATGGCTGAAGTTGCTAACTTTATTAAAAAGCTCGCGAATACGCCGGATGTAAACGGCAGCTTGCTGGATAACACTGTTATTGTGGCTGTTTCTGACTTGGGACATGGCAATGCGCACGACCATTGGCGCATACCGATGTTCCTAGCCAGTGGTGTGAATAATAACGTGGGCTTGGTGACGGGTCGTTCGCTAGACTGGAAAAATTCACCGCATGGTACGGTAAAAGTGATTGGTGATGGCTTCCAGCACCCGAGTATCAACCACACCGATGTGCTGGATACTATTCGCCAAGTGGCTGGCTATAACAGCTTTGAAATGCCTAACAAAGAAGGTGATATTTTTGCCGGTTGGCGTGGTGGCGCGCAGCCGCGCTAA